The Drosophila bipectinata strain 14024-0381.07 chromosome 3L, DbipHiC1v2, whole genome shotgun sequence region GATGGCCCGATCGGCGCTTCTCCTCGGCCTAATCCTCGCCAGCTTCTGTGCAAGCTCCACCAAAGCCGGCGAAACCGCCCAGATACTCAGATACGATAATGTCAACATAGACACTAATGGATATGCCTTTTCGTAAGTAAAGGCTAACCTTTAACGCTTACCAAAATAGGTATAATAACTTTTGTTCCCCGGAAGATTTGAGACCAGTGATGGGATTTCCCGCCAGGAAATGGCAACCTTGAAGAATCCCGGCACTCCCCAGGAGGCGATCGCCGTCCAGGGGACCGTGAACTGGGTGGGACCCGACGGCGTCCACTA contains the following coding sequences:
- the Cpr65Aw gene encoding endocuticle structural protein SgAbd-6, encoding MARSALLLGLILASFCASSTKAGETAQILRYDNVNIDTNGYAFSFETSDGISRQEMATLKNPGTPQEAIAVQGTVNWVGPDGVHYKLNYLADENGFQAQGDHLPQAEY